One window from the genome of Parasteatoda tepidariorum isolate YZ-2023 chromosome 8, CAS_Ptep_4.0, whole genome shotgun sequence encodes:
- the LOC122269548 gene encoding uncharacterized protein — MVAYATCIFLKAERDGKVTCQLIQARSRAAPLRKVSMPRLELLACNIGAILADTVKKNLRLEDIETFFWSDSMDSLYWIRKEDPWTIFVSNRVDEIRRLSEASDWKFVPGTQNLADLPSGGCTVKTPLKRQWHEGPSWFKESRENWLNFDLVPDEKIVASSKKIGKLSVEKLIKAELKILKRVQEDSFQGEKLKSLKFLSIFTDANGLLRIKTKILMREDNENFKVPIILPSDHHVLKSLILHKRKELGHPGVQSLMVALKEDYWILKTRRTVKKVMKTCITCQRFNVKRPEMSEGILPEDRVKNASIFEVIGVDVTGPSFTKDNKKVWIAIFTCVIYRAVHLELLTSISTDNFILAIRRFIVRRGRPSIIYSDYGTNFIGTNNSLKNINLERLKTTFSPILWRFLPPTAPWWGGFFERLIGLLKRILRKVLGHTSLNYQEIETVLCDCESQLNSRPLTYVSDDPDDLCPLTPDLFLKDTRTSSTTDLDRLKLTDKTELNKRLAYRRRLMTDLRARFRSEYLSQLHHRLTVRKPTYHPKVKPVTGFTFVTGFTCNKYHLTTILGPKLTHQYHQIHVYSAQWY; from the exons ATGGTGGCATATGCGACTTGCATCTTTTTGAAGGCGGAAAGAGATGGAAAAGTTACTTGCCAACTCATTCAAGCAAGATCTAGAGCTGCCCCATTGAGAAAAGTGTCGATGCCAAGATTAGAATTACTAGCATGTAATATTGGAGCTATATTGGCTGATAcagtgaaaaagaatttaagattGGAagatattgaaacatttttttggaGCGACTCCATGGACTCTCTCTATTGGATAAGGAAGGAAGACCCTTGGACGATTTTCGTATCCAATCGAGTTGACGAAATTCGACGACTTTCAGAAGCTAGTGACTGGAAGTTTGTTCCGGGAACCCAAAATCTAGCGGATTTGCCTTCAGGAGGTTGCACAGTTAAAACCCCATTGAAGAGACAATGGCACGAAGGACCATCTTGGTTTAAAGAATCAAGAGAAAACTggcttaattttgatttagttCCTGATGAAAAAATAGT AGCAAGCAGTaagaaaataggaaaattatcTGTAGAAAAGCTTATTAAAGCTGAACTCAAAATCTTGAAAAGGGTTCAAGAAGACTCATTCCAAGGTGAAAAATTGAAGAGCCTGAAATTTCTGTCGATATTTACAGACGCTAATGGACTTCtgagaattaaaacaaaaatccttATGCGAGAagacaatgaaaactttaaagttcCAATTATTTTACCATCTGATCATCATGTTCTTAAGAGCCTTATTTTACACAAACGTAAAGAACTTGGACATCCTGGAGTACAATCTTTAATGGTAGCTCTGAAAGAAGATTATTGGATATTAAAAACTAGAAGAACTGTAAAAAAGGTAATGAAAACCTGCATAACTTGTCAACGATTTAATGTGAAAAGACCTGAAATGTCAGAAGGAATACTCCCGGAGGACAGAGTGAAAAACGcctcaatttttgaagttataggAGTGGATGTTACTGGACCATCGTTTACGAAGGACAACAAGAAAGTGTGGATCGCAATTTTCACCTGTGTGATTTATAGGGCAGTACACTTAGAACTATTGACATCAATTTCAACTGATAATTTCATACTTGCCATAAGAAGATTTATCGTACGCAGAGGACGTCCGTCAATTATCTACTCCGACTATGGGACTAATTTTATTGGAACTAACAACTCTCTGAAGAATATCAACTTAGAAAGACTAAAGACAACCTTTTCTCCAATTTTATGGAGATTCCTACCCCCGACTGCTCCATGGTGGGGAGGATTTTTTGAGAGGTTAATAGgacttttgaaaagaattttgagGAAGGTCCTAGGTCATACATCCTTAAATTACCAGGAAATTGAAACTGTTTTGTGTGATTGTGAAAGCCAACTCAATTCAAGACCCTTAACATATGTTAGCGATGATCCCGATGATTTATGTCCTTTAACACCTGATTTATTCCTGAAAGACACTCGTACTAGTAGTACTACGGACTTGGATAGATTAAAGCTAACTGACAAGACGGAATTAAACAAAAGACTTGCGTATAGAAGAAGACTGATGACAGATTTACGAGCAAGATTCCGTAGTGAATATCTGAGTCAGCTACATCATAGACTGACAGTTCGAAAACCAACATACCATCCTAAA